One stretch of Astatotilapia calliptera chromosome 3, fAstCal1.2, whole genome shotgun sequence DNA includes these proteins:
- the LOC113014937 gene encoding LOW QUALITY PROTEIN: multifunctional protein ADE2-like (The sequence of the model RefSeq protein was modified relative to this genomic sequence to represent the inferred CDS: inserted 1 base in 1 codon), whose amino-acid sequence MASLKLTLRRPRLAPGTGKTRPFPLLGCLHTFCEMIPVEXCRRVATGSFLKRNPGVKEGYRFSPLKMEMFFKDDANNDPQWSEEQLLEAKLCLAGLTIGQCEVDIMSRSTLAIFEMVEKAWATQNCSLVDMKIEFGVSVKSREIVLADVIDNDSWRLWPAGDRSQQTDKQVYRELKEVTPEAMQMVKRSFEWVSERVKLLLEPQASSRVVLLMGSTSDVAHCEKIRKACASYGIPCVLRVTSAHKGPDETLRIKAEYEGDGIPTVFVAVAGRSNGLGPVMSGNTAYPVISCPPLTPDWGPQDVWSSLRMPSGLGCSTVLSPEACAQFAAQILGLRDHLVWCKLRASMLNTWVSLKLADKKLQACSL is encoded by the exons ATGGCcagcttgaagctgacgctccgac GACCGCGATTGGCTCCCGGCACAGGTAAGACACGCCCATTTCCCCTCCTCGGCTGCCTGCACACCTTCTGCGAGATGATACCCGTTG TGTGTCGCAGGGTGGCGACTGGATCTTTCCTCAAGAGGAATCCAGGAGTCAAAGAGGGCTACCGCTTTTCTCCTCTAAAGATGGAGATGTTCTTTAAA GATGATGCCAACAATGATCCTCAGTGGTCAGAGGAGCAGCTGCTGGAGGCCAAACTGTGTCTGGCTGGGCTCACTATTGGTCAGTGTGAGGTGGACATAATGAGCCGCAGCACTCTGGCCATTTTTGAGATGGTGGAGAAGGCCTGGGCCACTCAGAACTGCTCCCTGGTGGACATGAAG ATTGAATTTGGTGTCAGTGTGAAAAGTCGAGAGATTGTGCTCGCTGACGTGATTGACAACGATTCGTGGAGGCTTTGGCCAGCTGGAGATCGGAGCcagcaaacagacaaacag GTGTACAGAGAGCTGAAGGAAGTGACCCCAGAGGCAAtgcagatggtgaagaggaGTTTTGAGTGGGTCTCTGAAAGGGTCAAG TTGCTGCTGGAGCCCCAGGCAAGCAGCAGGGTGGTGCTTTTAATGGGCTCCACCTCAGACGTGGCCCATTGTGAAAAGATAAGAAAGGCGTGCGCCTCCTACGGGATCCCCTGTGTCCTCAGAGTCACCTCGGCACACAAGGGTCCAGATGAGACGCTCCGCATTAAAGCTGAATATGAAG GTGATGGCATACCCACTGTGTTCGTGGCTGTGGCTGGGAGGAGTAACGGCCTCGGCCCAGTGATGTCTGGTAACACGGCTTACCCTGTGATCAGCTGCCCTCCTCTCACTCCAGACTGGGGACCACAAGATGTCTGGTCATCCCTCCGCATGCCAAGTG GTCTTGGCTGCTCCACCGTGTTGTCTCCTGAAGCTTGTGCTCAGTTTGCAGCGCAGATCTTGGGGTTGAGGGACCACCTGGTGTGGTGCAAACTGAGGGCATCCATGCTCAACACCTGGGTGTCTCTCAAGCTGGCTGACAAGAAGTTACAGGCCTGCAGCCTCTGA